A genomic window from Salvia miltiorrhiza cultivar Shanhuang (shh) chromosome 5, IMPLAD_Smil_shh, whole genome shotgun sequence includes:
- the LOC131026599 gene encoding putative late blight resistance protein homolog R1A-10 — translation MAAFGAAASLKNTILRILQSSRISLVSHSPQILQPVYDEMDRLQKVLLKLDETSCSKIRTEVNAADELIKEAVWEFEDLLESHILPQILPQLESERNNLSFSVDLQSLQHHVDCFVEMVKMMELEYTKEMKNMAEEEGEPISSRIDFGGIKSKMVGKSYAFQEARDNLLEGKDYSIIGMAGVGKTTLAKRIFEDPSIRSHFEFRAWVKVGRKCKPNELLRCVLAQVDPNAYRMLAQGDDDDEELVGLLKEKLQDKKCLIVLDDVWEEQAVDRLINCLREKNTLGGIQFLLTSRQHITYNQHGGMRLSLLNEEDSKKLLGEKVFSEDGFPPQLEKLGEKIAKKCEGLPLMIVTVAELLSKADKTPEYWTEVAYKQHNSLFEKAYNQISEVLFPSYDYLPQHLKMFFLYMGAFPPYADQRPFDINYLLSVEEFLELNDERTLEGLWEKLSKWYHLIFDTENLWYLNRKYRVHSCWQHLCKVESSRIKFLHVLRGCDDVIIDQRRLCVHSNSLFCFKQVYDLIKSDCASTTRSILCYGTYHPYPIPIHAMGLKLLRVIYALGVRFYHIPIEILKLVCLRFLSLNCNGELPPSISNLFNLQFLITNPHIYIKKRGVQSYMPVQIWNMQQLEGIQIWGSDLPTPNTDDATLNKLIKLAGVSANSCTREVLKRIPNLKELGIQVELKPYDDDDDERNPMSCLDYISQLQNLVELFYWVNNPVIKYECNTIPLSMFPSSLKVLRLHGLGGYPWNYLNDIGSLLPNLEILILYSYAFRGSEWDITSGSFLKLTELQILDTDLVRWRPQRGSFPMLRRLGMLHCYKLQQLDWPYDHSWIELICLAECNPLAVACANELKDKFSFHLLVESSF, via the coding sequence ATGGCGGCTTTTGGTGCGGCGGCTTCTCTCAAGAATACGATTCTGCGTATTCTTCAATCGTCTCGCATTTCTCTCGTTTCCCACTCTCCACAAATCTTGCAACCTGTCTACGACGAGATGGATCGATTGCAGAAAGTTCTGCTAAAATTGGACGAGACCAGCTGCAGCAAGATCAGGACGGAGGTGAATGCTGCGGATGAACTCATCAAAGAGGCAGTTTGGGAATTCGAAGATTTACTCGAATCCCATATCTTACCTCAGATTCTTCCACAGCTCGAAAGCGAGAGAAACAACTTGTCATTCTCTGTAGATCTGCAGAGTCTGCAACACCATGTTGATTGCTTCGTCGAGATGGTGAAGATGATGGAGCTGGAGTACactaaagaaatgaagaatatggctgaagaagaaggcgagcCTATTTCCTCAAGAATCGATTTTGGTGGAATCAAGTCAAAGATGGTTGGAAAATCTTATGCATTTCAAGAAGCCAGAGATAATCTTCTTGAAGGTAAAGATTATTCTATTATTGGGATGGCGGGAGTTGGAAAGACAACTCTTGCTAAACGTATATTTGAAGATCCATCAATTCGGAGCCattttgagtttcgagcatgGGTCAAAGTGGGCAGAAAATGCAAACCCAATGAATTATTACGCTGCGTTCTAGCTCAAGTGGATCCCAACGCTTACCGAATGCTTGCCCAaggagatgatgatgatgaggaatTAGTTGGactattgaaagaaaaattgcAGGATAAGAAATGCCTCATCgtgttggatgatgtttgggagGAACAAGCAGTAGATCGCTTGATAAATTGCTTGCGAGAAAAGAATACTCTTGGAGGGATTCAGTTCTTACTTACAAGTAGACAACATATAACATACAACCAGCATGGGGGCATGAGATTGAGCTTGTTGAATGAAGAAGATAGTAAGAAACTACTTGGTGAGAAGGTGTTTAGTGAAGACGGTTTCCCTCCTCAACTTGAGAAACTGGGAGAGAAGATTGCCAAGAAATGTGAAGGTCTTCCTCTTATGATAGTCACGGTTGCAGAGCTCCTATCAAAAGCCGACAAGACCCCAGAATACTGGACTGAGGTAGCCTACAAACAACACAACTCACTTTTTGAGAAagcatataatcaaatatcagaGGTACTTTTCCCAAGCTATGACTACTTACCCCAACATTTAAAAATGTTCTTCCTCTATATGGGAGCTTTCCCTCCTTATGCTGATCAGAGACCATTCGATATTAATTATCTTTTGAGTGTTGAGGAATTTCTTGAACTGAATGATGAAAGAACTTTAGAAGGTTTATGGGAAAAGCTTTCTAAGTGGTATCATCTTATTTTCGACACAGAAAATTTGTGGTATTTGAACAGAAAGTATCGCGTGCATTCTTGTTGGCAGCACTTATGTAAGGTAGAATCTAGTAGGATCAAGTTTCTACATGTCTTACGAGGTTGTGATGATGTTATAATAGACCAGCGCCGCTTGTGTGTCCATTCGAACAGCTTATTCTGCTTCAAACAAGTGTATGATTTGATAAAAAGTGATTGTGCATCCACAACCCGTTCTATCCTTTGTTATGGTACTTATCACCCATATCCAATCCCAATACATGCCATGGGTTTGAAGTTGCTCAGGGTAATATATGCTCTTGGAGTTCGATTTTACCATATCccaattgaaattttgaaacttGTTTGTCTGCGGTTCCTTTCCCTAAATTGCAACGGGGAGCTCCCACCTTCCATATCCAACCTTTTTAATCTTCAATTCTTGATTACCAATCCACATATTTACATTAAAAAGCGTGGAGTTCAGTCTTATATGCCTGTGCAAATTTGGAACATGCAACAACTAGAGGGGATACAGATTTGGGGAAGCGACCTACCAACCCCTAATACTGATGATGCTACCTTGAACAAACTCATCAAGCTTGCTGGTGTGAGTGCAAACAGTTGTACAAGGGAAGTTCTCAAAAGAATTCCTAATTTAAAGGAATTAGGAATTCAAGTGGAGTTGAAGccttatgatgatgatgatgatgaaagaAACCCAATGAGTTGCTTGGATTATATCTCCCAACTCCAGAACTTGGTCGAACTTTTCTATTGGGTTAATAATCCTGTGATAAAGTATGAATGTAATACGATTCCTCTTTCAATGTTTCCATCAAGTCTCAAGGTGTTACGTTTGCATGGGTTAGGGGGGTATCCTTGGAATTACCTGAATGACATTGGTTCGTTGCTGCCAAATCTCGAGATTCTCATATTATACAGCTACGCATTTCGAGGCTCGGAGTGGGACATAACATCAGGGAGTTTTTTGAAACTTACTGAACTTCAAATTTTGGACACCGATTTGGTGCGATGGAGACCTCAACGTGGAAGCTTCCCGATGCTTCGTAGACTAGGCATGCTGCATTGCTACAAATTACAACAGCTCGATTGGCCATATGATCACTCTTGGATAGAGCTCATTTGTTTAGCCGAGTGCAATCCTTTAGCTGTTGCTTGTGCCAATGAATTAAAAGACAAGTTTTCCTTTCACCTTCTCGTCGAATCTTCTTTTTGA